One region of Ptiloglossa arizonensis isolate GNS036 chromosome 8, iyPtiAriz1_principal, whole genome shotgun sequence genomic DNA includes:
- the Bou gene encoding glycosylphosphatidylinositol anchored membrane protein boudin isoform X1, with protein MGANNSIKGHALFAVLLLFVETVHSLECYQCISTNNSHPFQCNEFLSSDIDIEPQPCDDVFDAQYCVKHTGRFEGGIGTKRFCSALDLGNYCHYVTQQGDKLTYRTCIYTCTGDGCNPATSFKPTIAWTIPIGLLIAYKLLFQR; from the exons ATGGGCGCCAACAACAGCATTAAAGGCCATGCACTTTTCGCGGTATTACTCCTTTTCGTCGAAACTG TCCACAGTCTAGAATGCTATCAGTGCATCAGCACGAACAACTCGCATCCCTTCCAATGCAACGAATTTCTCTCGAGCGACATCGATATCGAACCACAGCCTTGCGATGATGTTTTCGATGCACAGTACTGCGTGAAGCACACAGGCCGATTTGAGG GTGGAATCGGCACCAAACGATTCTGTTCGGCGCTGGATCTGGGGAACTATTGCCATTACGTGACACAACAGGGAGACAAGTTAACTTATAGAACCTGCATCTACACCTGCACCGGCGATGGGTGCAATCCAGCGACCTCTTTTAAACCAACCATCGCGTGGACAATACCAATTGGATTGTTAATAGCTTACAAATTACTCTTCCAAAGATAG
- the LOC143150374 gene encoding coronin-2B isoform X2 has protein sequence MGYNIANWEMIRTREELAEKLGLDGGDDTHSLLNNMVDVRACYKPSGKSWFRGVRSSKFRHVYGVPAKREKCYDNIKITKNAHDSQFCAVNPKFLAVVTEVAGGGAFLVLPLDHTGRLDFNASRVTGHTGPVLDIKWNPFNDNVIASCSDDCTIKLWHIPDGGLSRNLTEWLVELQGHKRRVAYIEWHPVAENVLFSAGFDHLVIVWDINRGEAVSVIDRHPDVIYSISLNRDGSFLATTCKDKKLRVFEPRSGIVVSEGVCHTGTKASKVVFLGGSGRLLTTGFSRHSDRQYAIWSQHDLSAPLTCETIDSSSGVVFPYYDNDTNMVYLAGKGDGNIRYYEVVNEAPWMHYLSQFISGNPQRGLGVMPKRGVNTSTCEVFRFFKLHATRGMCEPISMIVPRKSDQFQEDLYPDTIGTCPALSARDWISGMNSPPILISLKTGGSITTHKPRVYKPPQLPPTTDLNNKKKFAFLSAETVPDYRPIEFHDMSEKSQKTSTNQSTKFQQLQQKFGSAVLQNIITAPLNDNKVLETVDIPNNEAELRLAFARQTDELRLVRRQLANSQLRVKELEEQIRKLQRQ, from the exons ATGGGATATAACATCGCGAACTGGGAAATGATACGCACGAGGGAGGAATTGGCGGAGAAATTGGGCCTGGACGGCGGGGATGACACTCATTCTTTGTTGAACAATATGGTAGACGTCAGAGCGTGCTACaagcccagtggaaaa TCGTGGTTCCGAGGCGTTCGAAGCAGCAAGTTTCGGCACGTTTACGGTGTGCCGGCCAAGAGGGAGAAATGCTACGACAACATCAAGATCACGAAGAACGCCCACGACTCGCAGTTCTGCGCGGTGAATCCCAAGTTCCTCGCCGTGGTGACGGAGGTAGCCGGCGGTGGGGCGTTTTTGGTGTTGCCGCTCGATCAC ACTGGCCGGCTGGACTTCAACGCGAGCAGGGTGACGGGGCACACCGGTCCGGTGCTGGACATCAAGTGGAATCCATTCAACGACAACGTCATCGCCTCCTGTTCCGATGATTGCACT ATAAAACTATGGCATATCCCCGACGGTGGACTGTCTCGAAACCTGACCGAATGGTTGGTGGAGCTTCAAGGGCACAAACGTCGCGTCGCGTACATAGAATGGCACCCGGTCGCCGAGAACGTGCTTTTCAGCGCGGGCTTCGATCATCTGGTTATCGTGTGGGACATCAATCGCGGAGAGGCCGTCAGCGTGATCGATAGACATCCAGATGTGATCTACAGTATATCTTTGAATCGCGACGGTAGTTTCCTGGCGACGACCTGCAAGGACAAGAAATTGAGAGTCTTCGAGCCTAGGTCCGGAATCGTAGTCTCC GAAGGGGTCTGCCATACCGGGACCAAAGCCAGCAAAGTGGTGTTCCTCGGTGGCTCGGGACGCCTTCTCACCACGGGTTTCAGTCGACACTCCGACAGACAGTACGCAATTTGGAGTCAACACGACCTGTCCGCTCCGTTGACCTGCGAGACCATCGATTCCTCTAGCGGGGTCGTGTTCCCGTATTACGACAACGACACCAATATGGTGTACCTGGCCGGGAAG GGCGATGGCAACATTCGATATTACGAGGTGGTGAACGAGGCCCCTTGGATGCACTACCTCAGCCAGTTCATCTCCGGGAATCCGCAGAGAGGATTGGGCGTGATGCCAAAGAGAGGCGTTAACACCTCCACGTGCGAGGTGTTCAGATTCTTCAAGTTGCACGCCACTCGGGGAATGTGCGAGCCGATATCGATGATTGTACCGCGAAAG AGCGACCAATTCCAAGAGGATCTCTATCCCGACACCATTGGCACCTGTCCCGCTCTGTCGGCCAGGGACTGGATCAGCGGCATGAACAGCCCACCGATTTTAATTTCCCTGAAAACCG GGGGCAGTATTACCACGCACAAGCCACGGGTCTACAAACCGCCGCAACTTCCCCCCACGACCGATCTGAACAACAAAAAGAAATTCGCGTTCCTGTCCGCCGAGACTGTGCCGGATTACAGGCCGATAGAGTTCCACGATATGTCGGAGAAGAGCCAGAAAACGTCCACCAACCAGAGCACCAAGTTTCAGCAGCTGCAGCAAAAATTCGGGAGTGCCGTGTTGCAG AACATCATCACCGCGCCGCTGAACGACAACAAAGTCTTGGAGACGGTGGACATACCCAACAACGAGGCTGAACTGAGATTGGCGTTCGCACGACAAACCGACGAATTGAGACTGGTACGACGACAACTCGCCAACAGCCAATTACGCGTGAAAGAGCTGGAAGAGCAGATTCGCAAGCTACAGCGTCAGTAA
- the LOC143150374 gene encoding coronin-2B isoform X3: MTNDKQSWFRGVRSSKFRHVYGVPAKREKCYDNIKITKNAHDSQFCAVNPKFLAVVTEVAGGGAFLVLPLDHTGRLDFNASRVTGHTGPVLDIKWNPFNDNVIASCSDDCTIKLWHIPDGGLSRNLTEWLVELQGHKRRVAYIEWHPVAENVLFSAGFDHLVIVWDINRGEAVSVIDRHPDVIYSISLNRDGSFLATTCKDKKLRVFEPRSGIVVSEGVCHTGTKASKVVFLGGSGRLLTTGFSRHSDRQYAIWSQHDLSAPLTCETIDSSSGVVFPYYDNDTNMVYLAGKGDGNIRYYEVVNEAPWMHYLSQFISGNPQRGLGVMPKRGVNTSTCEVFRFFKLHATRGMCEPISMIVPRKSDQFQEDLYPDTIGTCPALSARDWISGMNSPPILISLKTGGSITTHKPRVYKPPQLPPTTDLNNKKKFAFLSAETVPDYRPIEFHDMSEKSQKTSTNQSTKFQQLQQKFGSAVLQKNIITAPLNDNKVLETVDIPNNEAELRLAFARQTDELRLVRRQLANSQLRVKELEEQIRKLQRQ; the protein is encoded by the exons ATGACCAACGATAAACAG TCGTGGTTCCGAGGCGTTCGAAGCAGCAAGTTTCGGCACGTTTACGGTGTGCCGGCCAAGAGGGAGAAATGCTACGACAACATCAAGATCACGAAGAACGCCCACGACTCGCAGTTCTGCGCGGTGAATCCCAAGTTCCTCGCCGTGGTGACGGAGGTAGCCGGCGGTGGGGCGTTTTTGGTGTTGCCGCTCGATCAC ACTGGCCGGCTGGACTTCAACGCGAGCAGGGTGACGGGGCACACCGGTCCGGTGCTGGACATCAAGTGGAATCCATTCAACGACAACGTCATCGCCTCCTGTTCCGATGATTGCACT ATAAAACTATGGCATATCCCCGACGGTGGACTGTCTCGAAACCTGACCGAATGGTTGGTGGAGCTTCAAGGGCACAAACGTCGCGTCGCGTACATAGAATGGCACCCGGTCGCCGAGAACGTGCTTTTCAGCGCGGGCTTCGATCATCTGGTTATCGTGTGGGACATCAATCGCGGAGAGGCCGTCAGCGTGATCGATAGACATCCAGATGTGATCTACAGTATATCTTTGAATCGCGACGGTAGTTTCCTGGCGACGACCTGCAAGGACAAGAAATTGAGAGTCTTCGAGCCTAGGTCCGGAATCGTAGTCTCC GAAGGGGTCTGCCATACCGGGACCAAAGCCAGCAAAGTGGTGTTCCTCGGTGGCTCGGGACGCCTTCTCACCACGGGTTTCAGTCGACACTCCGACAGACAGTACGCAATTTGGAGTCAACACGACCTGTCCGCTCCGTTGACCTGCGAGACCATCGATTCCTCTAGCGGGGTCGTGTTCCCGTATTACGACAACGACACCAATATGGTGTACCTGGCCGGGAAG GGCGATGGCAACATTCGATATTACGAGGTGGTGAACGAGGCCCCTTGGATGCACTACCTCAGCCAGTTCATCTCCGGGAATCCGCAGAGAGGATTGGGCGTGATGCCAAAGAGAGGCGTTAACACCTCCACGTGCGAGGTGTTCAGATTCTTCAAGTTGCACGCCACTCGGGGAATGTGCGAGCCGATATCGATGATTGTACCGCGAAAG AGCGACCAATTCCAAGAGGATCTCTATCCCGACACCATTGGCACCTGTCCCGCTCTGTCGGCCAGGGACTGGATCAGCGGCATGAACAGCCCACCGATTTTAATTTCCCTGAAAACCG GGGGCAGTATTACCACGCACAAGCCACGGGTCTACAAACCGCCGCAACTTCCCCCCACGACCGATCTGAACAACAAAAAGAAATTCGCGTTCCTGTCCGCCGAGACTGTGCCGGATTACAGGCCGATAGAGTTCCACGATATGTCGGAGAAGAGCCAGAAAACGTCCACCAACCAGAGCACCAAGTTTCAGCAGCTGCAGCAAAAATTCGGGAGTGCCGTGTTGCAG AAGAACATCATCACCGCGCCGCTGAACGACAACAAAGTCTTGGAGACGGTGGACATACCCAACAACGAGGCTGAACTGAGATTGGCGTTCGCACGACAAACCGACGAATTGAGACTGGTACGACGACAACTCGCCAACAGCCAATTACGCGTGAAAGAGCTGGAAGAGCAGATTCGCAAGCTACAGCGTCAGTAA
- the Bou gene encoding glycosylphosphatidylinositol anchored membrane protein boudin isoform X2: MGANNSIKGHALFAVLLLFVETVHSLECYQCISTNNSHPFQCNEFLSSDIDIEPQPCDDVFDAQYCVKHTGRFEATSLDCYQCTSQEELICGDDKLVISSLIPANCSYVYDARYCIKSIGQYGGGIGTKRFCSALDLGNYCHYVTQQGDKLTYRTCIYTCTGDGCNPATSFKPTIAWTIPIGLLIAYKLLFQR, from the exons ATGGGCGCCAACAACAGCATTAAAGGCCATGCACTTTTCGCGGTATTACTCCTTTTCGTCGAAACTG TCCACAGTCTAGAATGCTATCAGTGCATCAGCACGAACAACTCGCATCCCTTCCAATGCAACGAATTTCTCTCGAGCGACATCGATATCGAACCACAGCCTTGCGATGATGTTTTCGATGCACAGTACTGCGTGAAGCACACAGGCCGATTTGAGG CGACAAGTCTGGATTGCTATCAGTGTACATCGCAAGAGGAACTGATCTGCGGAGACGACAAATTGGTTATAAGTTCCTTGATACCGGCAAACTGCAGTTACGTTTACGATGCACGTTATTGCATCAAATCAATCGGACAATACGGAG GTGGAATCGGCACCAAACGATTCTGTTCGGCGCTGGATCTGGGGAACTATTGCCATTACGTGACACAACAGGGAGACAAGTTAACTTATAGAACCTGCATCTACACCTGCACCGGCGATGGGTGCAATCCAGCGACCTCTTTTAAACCAACCATCGCGTGGACAATACCAATTGGATTGTTAATAGCTTACAAATTACTCTTCCAAAGATAG
- the LOC143150374 gene encoding coronin-2B isoform X1 has protein sequence MGYNIANWEMIRTREELAEKLGLDGGDDTHSLLNNMVDVRACYKPSGKSWFRGVRSSKFRHVYGVPAKREKCYDNIKITKNAHDSQFCAVNPKFLAVVTEVAGGGAFLVLPLDHTGRLDFNASRVTGHTGPVLDIKWNPFNDNVIASCSDDCTIKLWHIPDGGLSRNLTEWLVELQGHKRRVAYIEWHPVAENVLFSAGFDHLVIVWDINRGEAVSVIDRHPDVIYSISLNRDGSFLATTCKDKKLRVFEPRSGIVVSEGVCHTGTKASKVVFLGGSGRLLTTGFSRHSDRQYAIWSQHDLSAPLTCETIDSSSGVVFPYYDNDTNMVYLAGKGDGNIRYYEVVNEAPWMHYLSQFISGNPQRGLGVMPKRGVNTSTCEVFRFFKLHATRGMCEPISMIVPRKSDQFQEDLYPDTIGTCPALSARDWISGMNSPPILISLKTGGSITTHKPRVYKPPQLPPTTDLNNKKKFAFLSAETVPDYRPIEFHDMSEKSQKTSTNQSTKFQQLQQKFGSAVLQKNIITAPLNDNKVLETVDIPNNEAELRLAFARQTDELRLVRRQLANSQLRVKELEEQIRKLQRQ, from the exons ATGGGATATAACATCGCGAACTGGGAAATGATACGCACGAGGGAGGAATTGGCGGAGAAATTGGGCCTGGACGGCGGGGATGACACTCATTCTTTGTTGAACAATATGGTAGACGTCAGAGCGTGCTACaagcccagtggaaaa TCGTGGTTCCGAGGCGTTCGAAGCAGCAAGTTTCGGCACGTTTACGGTGTGCCGGCCAAGAGGGAGAAATGCTACGACAACATCAAGATCACGAAGAACGCCCACGACTCGCAGTTCTGCGCGGTGAATCCCAAGTTCCTCGCCGTGGTGACGGAGGTAGCCGGCGGTGGGGCGTTTTTGGTGTTGCCGCTCGATCAC ACTGGCCGGCTGGACTTCAACGCGAGCAGGGTGACGGGGCACACCGGTCCGGTGCTGGACATCAAGTGGAATCCATTCAACGACAACGTCATCGCCTCCTGTTCCGATGATTGCACT ATAAAACTATGGCATATCCCCGACGGTGGACTGTCTCGAAACCTGACCGAATGGTTGGTGGAGCTTCAAGGGCACAAACGTCGCGTCGCGTACATAGAATGGCACCCGGTCGCCGAGAACGTGCTTTTCAGCGCGGGCTTCGATCATCTGGTTATCGTGTGGGACATCAATCGCGGAGAGGCCGTCAGCGTGATCGATAGACATCCAGATGTGATCTACAGTATATCTTTGAATCGCGACGGTAGTTTCCTGGCGACGACCTGCAAGGACAAGAAATTGAGAGTCTTCGAGCCTAGGTCCGGAATCGTAGTCTCC GAAGGGGTCTGCCATACCGGGACCAAAGCCAGCAAAGTGGTGTTCCTCGGTGGCTCGGGACGCCTTCTCACCACGGGTTTCAGTCGACACTCCGACAGACAGTACGCAATTTGGAGTCAACACGACCTGTCCGCTCCGTTGACCTGCGAGACCATCGATTCCTCTAGCGGGGTCGTGTTCCCGTATTACGACAACGACACCAATATGGTGTACCTGGCCGGGAAG GGCGATGGCAACATTCGATATTACGAGGTGGTGAACGAGGCCCCTTGGATGCACTACCTCAGCCAGTTCATCTCCGGGAATCCGCAGAGAGGATTGGGCGTGATGCCAAAGAGAGGCGTTAACACCTCCACGTGCGAGGTGTTCAGATTCTTCAAGTTGCACGCCACTCGGGGAATGTGCGAGCCGATATCGATGATTGTACCGCGAAAG AGCGACCAATTCCAAGAGGATCTCTATCCCGACACCATTGGCACCTGTCCCGCTCTGTCGGCCAGGGACTGGATCAGCGGCATGAACAGCCCACCGATTTTAATTTCCCTGAAAACCG GGGGCAGTATTACCACGCACAAGCCACGGGTCTACAAACCGCCGCAACTTCCCCCCACGACCGATCTGAACAACAAAAAGAAATTCGCGTTCCTGTCCGCCGAGACTGTGCCGGATTACAGGCCGATAGAGTTCCACGATATGTCGGAGAAGAGCCAGAAAACGTCCACCAACCAGAGCACCAAGTTTCAGCAGCTGCAGCAAAAATTCGGGAGTGCCGTGTTGCAG AAGAACATCATCACCGCGCCGCTGAACGACAACAAAGTCTTGGAGACGGTGGACATACCCAACAACGAGGCTGAACTGAGATTGGCGTTCGCACGACAAACCGACGAATTGAGACTGGTACGACGACAACTCGCCAACAGCCAATTACGCGTGAAAGAGCTGGAAGAGCAGATTCGCAAGCTACAGCGTCAGTAA